A window from Glandiceps talaboti chromosome 15, keGlaTala1.1, whole genome shotgun sequence encodes these proteins:
- the LOC144446825 gene encoding transcription elongation regulator 1-like isoform X2: MAEDEKKDSVVSETTPNSSGDHDNSNAQTVASGRISPRERLKPRPPLPQPFFGRMPGMPRMRGPPPGPPGMRPPPIFRGPPMGGMMRGPPPGRPPYGRPPFDPSMPPMPPPPTGLPPPFHPMQRPLVPPPPMPVPGQMLPQTTLPTHPVTAAATVAAAAAQAPDIWVENKTPEGKTYFYNARTRESTWTKPENVKIIQQSELQALAASGNTAVLTGQSTSTSTSTTTTTTATSATSTAVSPTVANSATATSTPASSVIMHTTTATVSSSMPPQPIPPPVMPGIPGMPMLPPFRVPIPGMPLPALPIPMPGMMPPMIPSVTLPSTPLAVTPQVVRPAKPVSEWSEHKNADGRTYYYNSRTMESTWEKPKELADKDKSSDEKDKNKEEPEKMEVDEKESKKEENKEAEESDKEDKDTDKSKPIQSKAVPGTPWCVVWTGDERVFFFNASTRASLWEKPDDLKGRADVDKMVQEKPWRGKSDEPEPTPIKKKSDDFGSEDEPKAKKKKEEKSSEPHDPEKEAAIEAEVKAARERAIVPLDIRMKQFKDMLYERGVSAFSTWDKELHKIVFDPRYLLLNPKERKQVFDRYVKQRAEEERKEKHSKLKEKKEEFRSLLEDAKLTSRTTFSEFATKHGKEARFKAIDKMREREGLFNEFMLQVRKKEKEEGRSRQEKQLANKGVELSITSKVHSGNPCEESNALWVIVCLPSFITCACQASGTKCFVSFYVVFLESQNLSYESYQEFHQRNPKLKIVLMLNLCEDFLNIHELMKKLYQLRGSFHGDQPFTKIYVIS; this comes from the exons TATCACCAAGAGAGCGGTTAAAGCCAAG aCCACCACTACCACAGCCATTCTTTGGTAGGATGCCAGGAATGCCAAGAATGAGAGGGCCACCACCTGGACCGCCGGGTATGAGACCCCCTCCCATTTTTCGTGGCCCACCAATGGGTGGTATGATGCGTGGTCCACCACCTGGAAGACCACCATATGGCAGACCACCATTTGATCCTTCTATGCCACCAATGCCACCACCACCAACTGGATTACCACCACCATTCCATCCTATGCAG AGACCACTAGTACCTCCCCCACCCATGCCAGTACCTGGTCAAATGCTACCACAAACAACCCTGCCAACACATCCAGTCACTGCTGCAGCTACTGTAGCAGCAGCTGCAGCACAGGCACCAGATATCTgggttgaaaataaaacaccaGAAGGGAAG ACTTATTTCTATAATGCTCGTACTAGAGAATCCACATGGACCAAACCTGAGAATGTTAAAATTATCCAACAGTCAGAGTTACAGGCCTTGGCAGCATCAGGAAACACAGCAGTTTTAACAGGACAaagtacatcaacatcaacaagtacaacaacaaccacaacagcAACTTCTGCAACAAGTACTGCAGTAAGCCCAACTGTGGCCAACAGTGCAACTGCAACAAGTACACCTGCTTCATCTGTTATTATGCATACAACAACTGCCACAG TTTCATCTTCAATGCCACCACAACCAATTCCACCACCAGTCATGCCAGGAATTCCTGGGATGCCAATGTTGCCGCCATTTAGGGTTCCTATCCCAGGAATGCCATTACCAGCACTGCCTATACCAATGCCAG GAATGATGCCACCTATGATACCTTCAGTTACATTACCATCTACTCCACTTGCTGTTACGCCACAAGTTGTGAGGCCAGCTAAACCTGTCAGTGAATGGTCTGAACATAAGAATGCTGATGGTAGAACATACTACTACAACTCACGTACTATGGAATCTACCTGGGAAAAACCTAAAGAGTTGGCTGATAAAGACAAGTCATCTGATG AAAAAGATAAGAACAAGGAAGAACCAGAGAAAATGGAAGTAGATGAAAAAGAAagcaaaaaagaagaaaacaag GAAGCTGAAGAGAGTGATAAAGAAGATAAAGATACTGATAAATCTAAACCTATACAGAGTAAAGCCGTCCCTGGTACACCCTG GTGTGTAGTATGGACAGGAGATGAGagggtgttttttttcaatgccAGTACTCGTGCCTCACTCTGGGAAAAACCAGATGACTTGAAAGGCAGGGCAGATGTAGATAAAATGGTACAAGAGAAGCCATGGAGAGGCAAGTCAGATGAACCAG AACCTACACCAATCAAGAAGAAATCAGATGATTTTGGATCTGAAGATGAACCAAAGGCTAAGAAAAAGAAAGAGGAGAAGTCATCTGAACCTCATGATCCAGAGAAAGAAGCTGCTATTGAAGCTGAAGTTAAGGCTGCTAGAGAGAGAGCTATTGTACCACTTGACATCAGGATGAAACAGTTCAAAGACATGCTATATGAAAGAGGG GTTTCAGCATTTTCTACTTGGGACAAAGAACTTCACAAAATTGTGTTTGATCCCAGATACCTATTACTCAATCCTAAGGAAAGAAAACAAGTGTTTGATCGGTATGTCAAACAAAGAGCAGAGGAAGAAAGGAAAGAGAAACACAGTaaattgaaagagaaaaaagaagaatttcGATCTCTGCTTGAAGATGCCAAGCTTACATCCAG GACAACGTTTAGTGAATTTGCTACCAAGCATGGCAAGGAGGCAAGGTTCAAAGCCATTGACAAAATGAGAGAACGAGAAGGGCTTTTTAATGAATTCATGCTCCAAGTAcgaaagaaagagaaagaagaGGGAAGATCAAGGCAGGAGAAG CAGTTAGCAAACAAAGGCGTTGAGCTGTCAATCACTAGCAAGGTGCATTCTGGGAACCCTTGTGAGGAAAGCAATGCATTGTGGGTGATAGTATGCCTTCCTTCCTTCATCACTTGTGCTTGTCAAGCTTCCGGTActaaatgttttgtttctttttatgtAGTTTTTCTTGAGAGTCAGAACCTGTCATATGAGTCATATCAGGAATTTCACCAAAGGAACCCTAAgttgaaaattgttttaatgCTTAATTTGTGTGAAGACTTTCTTAACATTCATGAATTGATGAAAAAGTTGTATCAACTTAGGGGATCTTTTCATGGTGACCAACCTTTTACTAAGATCTatgtaatatcataa
- the LOC144446825 gene encoding transcription elongation regulator 1-like isoform X3, giving the protein MAEDEKKDSVVSETTPNSSGDHDNSNAQTVASGRISPRERLKPRPPLPQPFFGRMPGMPRMRGPPPGPPGMRPPPIFRGPPMGGMMRGPPPGRPPYGRPPFDPSMPPMPPPPTGLPPPFHPMQRPLVPPPPMPVPGQMLPQTTLPTHPVTAAATVAAAAAQAPDIWVENKTPEGKTYFYNARTRESTWTKPENVKIIQQSELQALAASGNTAVLTGQSTSTSTSTTTTTTATSATSTAVSPTVANSATATSTPASSVIMHTTTATVSSSMPPQPIPPPVMPGIPGMPMLPPFRVPIPGMPLPALPIPMPGMMPPMIPSVTLPSTPLAVTPQVVRPAKPVSEWSEHKNADGRTYYYNSRTMESTWEKPKELADKDKSSDEKDKNKEEPEKMEVDEKESKKEENKEAEESDKEDKDTDKSKPIQSKAVPGTPWCVVWTGDERVFFFNASTRASLWEKPDDLKGRADVDKMVQEKPWRGKSDEPEPTPIKKKSDDFGSEDEPKAKKKKEEKSSEPHDPEKEAAIEAEVKAARERAIVPLDIRMKQFKDMLYERGVSAFSTWDKELHKIVFDPRYLLLNPKERKQVFDRYVKQRAEEERKEKHSKLKEKKEEFRSLLEDAKLTSRTTFSEFATKHGKEARFKAIDKMREREGLFNEFMLQVRKKEKEEGRSRQEKLANKGVELSITSKVHSGNPCEESNALWVIVCLPSFITCACQASGTKCFVSFYVVFLESQNLSYESYQEFHQRNPKLKIVLMLNLCEDFLNIHELMKKLYQLRGSFHGDQPFTKIYVIS; this is encoded by the exons TATCACCAAGAGAGCGGTTAAAGCCAAG aCCACCACTACCACAGCCATTCTTTGGTAGGATGCCAGGAATGCCAAGAATGAGAGGGCCACCACCTGGACCGCCGGGTATGAGACCCCCTCCCATTTTTCGTGGCCCACCAATGGGTGGTATGATGCGTGGTCCACCACCTGGAAGACCACCATATGGCAGACCACCATTTGATCCTTCTATGCCACCAATGCCACCACCACCAACTGGATTACCACCACCATTCCATCCTATGCAG AGACCACTAGTACCTCCCCCACCCATGCCAGTACCTGGTCAAATGCTACCACAAACAACCCTGCCAACACATCCAGTCACTGCTGCAGCTACTGTAGCAGCAGCTGCAGCACAGGCACCAGATATCTgggttgaaaataaaacaccaGAAGGGAAG ACTTATTTCTATAATGCTCGTACTAGAGAATCCACATGGACCAAACCTGAGAATGTTAAAATTATCCAACAGTCAGAGTTACAGGCCTTGGCAGCATCAGGAAACACAGCAGTTTTAACAGGACAaagtacatcaacatcaacaagtacaacaacaaccacaacagcAACTTCTGCAACAAGTACTGCAGTAAGCCCAACTGTGGCCAACAGTGCAACTGCAACAAGTACACCTGCTTCATCTGTTATTATGCATACAACAACTGCCACAG TTTCATCTTCAATGCCACCACAACCAATTCCACCACCAGTCATGCCAGGAATTCCTGGGATGCCAATGTTGCCGCCATTTAGGGTTCCTATCCCAGGAATGCCATTACCAGCACTGCCTATACCAATGCCAG GAATGATGCCACCTATGATACCTTCAGTTACATTACCATCTACTCCACTTGCTGTTACGCCACAAGTTGTGAGGCCAGCTAAACCTGTCAGTGAATGGTCTGAACATAAGAATGCTGATGGTAGAACATACTACTACAACTCACGTACTATGGAATCTACCTGGGAAAAACCTAAAGAGTTGGCTGATAAAGACAAGTCATCTGATG AAAAAGATAAGAACAAGGAAGAACCAGAGAAAATGGAAGTAGATGAAAAAGAAagcaaaaaagaagaaaacaag GAAGCTGAAGAGAGTGATAAAGAAGATAAAGATACTGATAAATCTAAACCTATACAGAGTAAAGCCGTCCCTGGTACACCCTG GTGTGTAGTATGGACAGGAGATGAGagggtgttttttttcaatgccAGTACTCGTGCCTCACTCTGGGAAAAACCAGATGACTTGAAAGGCAGGGCAGATGTAGATAAAATGGTACAAGAGAAGCCATGGAGAGGCAAGTCAGATGAACCAG AACCTACACCAATCAAGAAGAAATCAGATGATTTTGGATCTGAAGATGAACCAAAGGCTAAGAAAAAGAAAGAGGAGAAGTCATCTGAACCTCATGATCCAGAGAAAGAAGCTGCTATTGAAGCTGAAGTTAAGGCTGCTAGAGAGAGAGCTATTGTACCACTTGACATCAGGATGAAACAGTTCAAAGACATGCTATATGAAAGAGGG GTTTCAGCATTTTCTACTTGGGACAAAGAACTTCACAAAATTGTGTTTGATCCCAGATACCTATTACTCAATCCTAAGGAAAGAAAACAAGTGTTTGATCGGTATGTCAAACAAAGAGCAGAGGAAGAAAGGAAAGAGAAACACAGTaaattgaaagagaaaaaagaagaatttcGATCTCTGCTTGAAGATGCCAAGCTTACATCCAG GACAACGTTTAGTGAATTTGCTACCAAGCATGGCAAGGAGGCAAGGTTCAAAGCCATTGACAAAATGAGAGAACGAGAAGGGCTTTTTAATGAATTCATGCTCCAAGTAcgaaagaaagagaaagaagaGGGAAGATCAAGGCAGGAGAAG TTAGCAAACAAAGGCGTTGAGCTGTCAATCACTAGCAAGGTGCATTCTGGGAACCCTTGTGAGGAAAGCAATGCATTGTGGGTGATAGTATGCCTTCCTTCCTTCATCACTTGTGCTTGTCAAGCTTCCGGTActaaatgttttgtttctttttatgtAGTTTTTCTTGAGAGTCAGAACCTGTCATATGAGTCATATCAGGAATTTCACCAAAGGAACCCTAAgttgaaaattgttttaatgCTTAATTTGTGTGAAGACTTTCTTAACATTCATGAATTGATGAAAAAGTTGTATCAACTTAGGGGATCTTTTCATGGTGACCAACCTTTTACTAAGATCTatgtaatatcataa